One region of Scophthalmus maximus strain ysfricsl-2021 chromosome 13, ASM2237912v1, whole genome shotgun sequence genomic DNA includes:
- the LOC118318313 gene encoding regulator of G-protein signaling 13-like: protein MPSAAAEPLDTQHSIMDRDDRRRNKNIGKNFMCRLQCMFSHSSSSESRLSLEDTQQWSQSLERLLESKYGLATFRNFLKSEYSDENIEFWLTCEDYKKIKSSFRMSSRAKKIYEQFIKAESPKEINIDYHTREQIKRNVKSPSVHCFDDAQKIVYGLMERDSYPRFLRSDIYRTLLENLAADATKG, encoded by the exons ATGCCCAGCGCCGCCGCCGAGCCACTCGACACGCAGCACTCCATCATGGACAGGGATGACAGGAGGAGAAACAAGAACAT TGGAAAGAACTTCATGTGCCGACTCCAGTGCATGTTCTCCCACTCGTCGAGCTCGGAGAG CAGGCTAAGTTTAGAAGATACCCAACAATGGTCACAGTCACTGGAAAGGCTCCTCGAGTCTAAAT ATGGACTGGCCACCTTCCGCAACTTTCTCAAGTCCGAATACAGCGACGAGAATATCGAGTTCTGGCTCACCTGCGAGGATTACAAGAAGATCAAGTCTTCCTTCAGAATGTCCTCGCGAGCCAAGAAGATTTATGAGCAGTTCATCAAGGCAGAATCTCCTAAAGAG ATCAACATCGACTATCACACCCGCGAGCAGATCAAGAGGAACGTCAAGAGTCCCAGCGTGCACTGCTTCGACGACGCCCAGAAGATCGTGTACGGGCTGATGGAGAGGGACTCGTACCCGCGGTTCCTCCGCTCCGACATTTACAGAACTCTCCTGGAGAACCTGGCCGCCGACGCCACGAAGGGATGA
- the LOC118318312 gene encoding regulator of G-protein signaling 21, which translates to MPKLLFSKVRFYEIRDLMQNVKRPRRTDILNGRRRKKDVQGLMVPKINDEPSPVKLSWQTEHKLHLTLEKLLRDKKCLAAFQTYLQSEFSDENLEFWLACEDFRSTASPDNLHWKAEEIYEEFIRPAACREINVDHHIRENIKKSLEKPSLSCFDEAQKHVYLLMERDSCPRFLHSDVYLSLKRKSRTMWYI; encoded by the exons ATGCCCAAACTTTTGTTTTCGAAGGTTCGGTTTTACGAGATCAGGGATCTGATGCAGAATGTGAAGCGGCCGAGAAG GACTGATATTCTTAACGGAAGGAGGCGTAAAAAGGACGTCCAGGGCCTGATGGTGCCAAAAATAAACGATGAGCCGTCTCCTGTAAAACTCAG TTGGCAGACTGAGCATAAACTACACCTAACTCTGGAAAAGTTGTTACGGGATAAAA AGTGTTTGGCGGCGTTCCAGACTTACCTGCAGTCGGAGTTCAGCGATGAAAACCTCGAGTTCTGGCTGGCGTGTGAAGACTTCAGGTCGACCGCCTCGCCTGACAACCTGCACTGGAAAGCTGAGGAGATCTACGAGGAGTTCATCCGGCCCGCGGCCTGCAGAGAG ATCAACGTTGACCACCATATTAGGGAGAATATCAAGAAGTCCTTGGAGAAACCGAGCCTCTCCTGCTTCGACGAGGCCCAGAAACACGTCTACCTGCTGATGGAAAGAGATTCCTGCCCCAGATTCCTGCACTCTGACGTCTACCTGAGTCTGAAGCGCAAATCCAGAACTATGTGGTACATCTAG
- the LOC118318631 gene encoding regulator of G-protein signaling 21-like isoform X2: MAPVADVAAWAESLDQLLECQTGQLVFEDFLRTEYSEENLLFWRACEGYKKIADEAELAVAAKRIFVEFVQVDALRQINIDCVTRGEISGNLSRPGPGCFDRAQRLIRRLMENDCYPRFLKSEIYQALLERP, encoded by the exons AT GGCTCCTGTCGCTGATGTCGCGGCGTGGGCGGAGTCGCTCGACCAGCTTCTGGAGTGTCAAA CAGGCCAGCTGGTGTTCGAGGACTTCCTGAGGACAGAATACAGCGAGGAGAACCTTTTGTTCTGGCGGGCCTGCGAGGGCTACAAGAAGATCGCCGACGAGGCAGAATTGGCGGTCGCTGCCAAAAGGATCTTCGTCGAGTTCGTCCAGGTCGACGCTCTGAGACAG ATAAACATTGACTGTGTGACCAGAGGCGAGATCAGCGGGAATCTCTCTCGGCCGGGGCCGGGCTGCTTCGACAGGGCGCAGCGGCTGATACGCCGCCTGATGGAAAACGACTGTTATCCGCGATTCCTCAAATCGGAAATCTACCAGGCTCTCCTGGAGCGGCCGTGA
- the LOC118318631 gene encoding regulator of G-protein signaling 21-like isoform X1 encodes MLAPVADVAAWAESLDQLLECQTGQLVFEDFLRTEYSEENLLFWRACEGYKKIADEAELAVAAKRIFVEFVQVDALRQINIDCVTRGEISGNLSRPGPGCFDRAQRLIRRLMENDCYPRFLKSEIYQALLERP; translated from the exons ATGTT GGCTCCTGTCGCTGATGTCGCGGCGTGGGCGGAGTCGCTCGACCAGCTTCTGGAGTGTCAAA CAGGCCAGCTGGTGTTCGAGGACTTCCTGAGGACAGAATACAGCGAGGAGAACCTTTTGTTCTGGCGGGCCTGCGAGGGCTACAAGAAGATCGCCGACGAGGCAGAATTGGCGGTCGCTGCCAAAAGGATCTTCGTCGAGTTCGTCCAGGTCGACGCTCTGAGACAG ATAAACATTGACTGTGTGACCAGAGGCGAGATCAGCGGGAATCTCTCTCGGCCGGGGCCGGGCTGCTTCGACAGGGCGCAGCGGCTGATACGCCGCCTGATGGAAAACGACTGTTATCCGCGATTCCTCAAATCGGAAATCTACCAGGCTCTCCTGGAGCGGCCGTGA
- the LOC118318631 gene encoding regulator of G-protein signaling 21-like isoform X3, translating to MAPVADVAAWAESLDQLLECQSQLVFEDFLRTEYSEENLLFWRACEGYKKIADEAELAVAAKRIFVEFVQVDALRQINIDCVTRGEISGNLSRPGPGCFDRAQRLIRRLMENDCYPRFLKSEIYQALLERP from the exons AT GGCTCCTGTCGCTGATGTCGCGGCGTGGGCGGAGTCGCTCGACCAGCTTCTGGAGTGTCAAA GCCAGCTGGTGTTCGAGGACTTCCTGAGGACAGAATACAGCGAGGAGAACCTTTTGTTCTGGCGGGCCTGCGAGGGCTACAAGAAGATCGCCGACGAGGCAGAATTGGCGGTCGCTGCCAAAAGGATCTTCGTCGAGTTCGTCCAGGTCGACGCTCTGAGACAG ATAAACATTGACTGTGTGACCAGAGGCGAGATCAGCGGGAATCTCTCTCGGCCGGGGCCGGGCTGCTTCGACAGGGCGCAGCGGCTGATACGCCGCCTGATGGAAAACGACTGTTATCCGCGATTCCTCAAATCGGAAATCTACCAGGCTCTCCTGGAGCGGCCGTGA